The following proteins are co-located in the Dehalococcoides mccartyi 195 genome:
- a CDS encoding helix-turn-helix domain-containing protein has product MTKEGMTIAQAADLLGVSTRTIRRYIKSGKIQAELVPGSFGEEYRIYEIPSDLKKEDEEDLSLQTIQTPVQFMDVVRELHEKNLALAAQLGAATEKIKQMESQLKMLNAPGDNTPDKAPKKGWFERLWQKLGWTEKA; this is encoded by the coding sequence ATGACTAAAGAAGGTATGACGATTGCCCAAGCCGCTGATTTACTGGGTGTTTCCACCCGTACCATTCGGCGTTATATCAAGTCCGGCAAGATACAGGCGGAGCTTGTTCCCGGCTCTTTCGGTGAGGAATACCGCATTTATGAAATCCCCTCTGACCTGAAGAAGGAAGATGAGGAAGACCTGTCCCTGCAGACTATCCAGACACCGGTCCAGTTTATGGACGTGGTGCGTGAATTGCATGAGAAAAATCTGGCTTTAGCCGCCCAGCTGGGGGCGGCCACCGAAAAGATTAAGCAGATGGAGAGTCAGCTGAAAATGCTGAATGCACCGGGTGATAACACTCCTGACAAAGCACCTAAAAAAGGCTGGTTTGAACGGCTCTGGCAGAAACTGGGCTGGACAGAAAAGGCCTGA
- the thpR gene encoding RNA 2',3'-cyclic phosphodiesterase, producing the protein MTEGLIRTFIAIELPPELKTRLAGLRDALPIPSQAVKWVNPESMHLTIKFLGDTPLSQIPNIIKGLEEAAQVCHAFTLSTTRIGTFPSLSSPKVIWLGLHGEIEKLNTLFAEVEKNISGLGFPAEKRDFAPHLTLGRLKEVAAKSDLQTAAESLKTAPPFPKTSFKASHICLFQSQLLAAGPVYTRLAQISLA; encoded by the coding sequence TTGACCGAAGGACTTATCCGCACCTTTATTGCTATAGAACTGCCGCCGGAGCTAAAAACCAGACTCGCCGGTCTCCGGGATGCATTACCCATACCCTCACAAGCTGTCAAATGGGTAAACCCCGAATCAATGCATCTGACTATCAAATTCCTGGGGGATACCCCTTTAAGCCAAATACCCAATATCATAAAGGGGCTGGAGGAAGCCGCACAGGTCTGCCACGCCTTTACCCTATCCACCACCCGCATAGGGACTTTCCCCTCACTTTCAAGCCCCAAGGTAATCTGGCTGGGGCTGCATGGTGAGATAGAAAAACTAAATACCCTCTTTGCGGAGGTTGAAAAAAATATTTCAGGGCTGGGTTTTCCGGCAGAAAAACGGGATTTTGCTCCCCACCTAACCCTGGGGCGTCTTAAGGAGGTGGCTGCAAAAAGTGACCTGCAAACCGCCGCCGAATCACTTAAAACCGCACCCCCCTTTCCTAAAACCAGTTTCAAAGCCTCACATATCTGTCTTTTCCAAAGCCAGCTTTTAGCCGCCGGGCCGGTATACACCAGACTGGCCCAAATCAGCCTCGCCTAG
- a CDS encoding glycerol-3-phosphate acyltransferase, whose product MPLLFVLLSYLLGTFPSAYLAGYLSTDRDIRLMGDHNMGAQNAYRCLGRGWGLAVFVFDLAKGSLAITLALAAGLSPGWVMFCGLAAVLGHNWPVWLGFRGGRGEATAIGVMLLIATQPMLIMGGLGLLVLLFTSSVIAASAVMFGLLWLAVILYGLPGGVVAYSIGLPVVVGLTHFIRSRKNRL is encoded by the coding sequence ATGCCTTTACTCTTTGTCCTGCTAAGCTACCTGCTGGGCACATTCCCGTCCGCCTATCTGGCCGGATACCTGAGCACAGACCGAGATATCCGCCTGATGGGTGACCATAACATGGGCGCCCAGAATGCCTACCGCTGCCTTGGCCGCGGCTGGGGTTTAGCAGTCTTCGTTTTTGACCTTGCCAAAGGCTCTCTGGCCATTACACTGGCTCTGGCGGCTGGTCTCAGCCCCGGCTGGGTGATGTTCTGCGGCTTGGCTGCAGTTCTGGGGCATAACTGGCCTGTCTGGCTGGGATTCAGGGGAGGGCGGGGTGAGGCAACTGCCATAGGGGTAATGCTGCTAATCGCCACCCAGCCCATGCTTATTATGGGTGGTCTGGGCTTGCTGGTACTGCTGTTTACTTCCAGCGTTATTGCGGCTTCGGCAGTTATGTTCGGGCTTCTGTGGCTGGCGGTTATACTTTACGGACTGCCCGGCGGAGTGGTCGCTTACAGTATCGGCCTGCCGGTAGTAGTGGGGCTGACCCATTTTATCCGCAGCCGCAAAAACCGCCTTTAA
- a CDS encoding MarC family protein: MSEFWNDILLTFVPLFIVVDAVGNLPFVISITDQIPAGERKKVVNLSVITASLLGLVFLFMGKLILDLMGISVGAFAIAGGIILLLFAIRYMTSGHMVEVIKEEMVAVVPIGTPLTMGPATITTLILLVNQFPVYIVLISFGLNMLATWLIFKSNEWFIHYMGQGGLKAMSRIFSLFLAAIAISMIIKGLRLEEILGAVGGGS, encoded by the coding sequence ATGAGTGAGTTCTGGAATGATATTCTGCTGACCTTTGTGCCGCTGTTTATAGTGGTGGATGCGGTGGGTAATCTGCCTTTTGTAATATCCATTACTGACCAAATTCCCGCCGGAGAACGCAAAAAAGTAGTCAACCTTTCAGTTATCACCGCCTCCCTGCTGGGGTTAGTGTTTCTTTTTATGGGCAAACTGATACTGGACCTGATGGGAATATCCGTAGGGGCGTTTGCCATTGCCGGCGGTATTATCCTGCTGCTTTTTGCCATACGCTATATGACCAGCGGGCACATGGTGGAGGTTATCAAGGAGGAGATGGTGGCGGTTGTGCCCATAGGTACTCCCCTTACCATGGGGCCGGCCACTATTACCACCCTGATTTTGCTGGTAAACCAATTTCCCGTGTATATAGTACTAATTTCCTTTGGCCTGAATATGCTGGCAACCTGGCTTATTTTCAAGTCTAACGAATGGTTTATTCACTACATGGGGCAGGGCGGTCTCAAAGCTATGTCACGCATCTTCAGCCTGTTTCTGGCGGCTATTGCAATCAGCATGATTATCAAGGGTTTGCGTCTTGAGGAGATACTTGGGGCGGTTGGCGGGGGGAGCTAA
- a CDS encoding ComF family protein, producing MKLWHQSLKDTLLDLVFPQQCLVCGKEGKLFCARCSGSLSYITPPVCSLCGHHTGDDGVCPMCLSGKVHLDGLRSVFNFEGGIAQAIYALKYHNLRSVAPLLGDFLADYLKQNPIPADIVVPVPLHPSRLKYRGYNQSLLLARELCRRTGLKLDEHWLERSLSSAPQARTKSRAERLENVKNAFIFKYPTTTAPRVIIIDDVATTGATLNACAATLKEAGALSVWGLTIARER from the coding sequence ATGAAACTTTGGCATCAATCCCTCAAGGATACCCTTCTTGACTTAGTCTTTCCCCAGCAGTGTCTGGTCTGCGGCAAAGAAGGCAAGCTGTTCTGTGCCAGATGCAGTGGCAGCCTGAGTTATATTACTCCGCCGGTCTGCTCACTCTGCGGCCATCATACCGGAGATGACGGGGTTTGCCCCATGTGTCTTTCCGGCAAAGTCCATCTGGACGGGCTGCGTTCGGTTTTCAACTTTGAAGGCGGCATTGCCCAAGCTATATATGCCCTTAAATACCACAACCTGCGTTCGGTTGCCCCCTTGCTGGGGGATTTTCTGGCAGACTACCTGAAACAAAACCCCATTCCGGCTGATATTGTTGTACCCGTACCCCTCCACCCCAGCCGCTTGAAATACCGCGGCTACAACCAGTCCCTGCTGCTGGCAAGGGAACTCTGCCGCAGAACAGGTTTGAAACTGGATGAACACTGGCTGGAACGTTCACTGTCATCTGCCCCGCAGGCACGTACCAAAAGCCGTGCTGAGCGTCTGGAAAATGTCAAAAATGCATTTATTTTCAAATACCCCACGACAACCGCCCCCAGGGTGATTATAATAGATGATGTAGCAACCACAGGCGCTACCCTGAATGCCTGCGCCGCCACTCTTAAAGAGGCTGGTGCCCTCAGCGTATGGGGACTGACCATAGCCAGAGAAAGATAG
- a CDS encoding amidohydrolase family protein: MIIDFHTHIFPPEIIAARQDYACRDSCLGMLYSNPKAKMITAEELLTAMDEAGISQAVTLNISWDSAELCALTNNYLLDSARRYPKRLIPFCALPVSDPAASLKELERCLELGVKGLGELRTEEPERLASPAYQPLFDRISENSLICLFHASEPLGHIYSGKGNTTPEKFYPFVARYPELKLVLAHLGGGMPFYHLMPEAEKALANTAYDTAAAPFLYKPEIYRQVITLSGENKLLFGSDYPLMAYERTLKHLAQGCLEPDILAKVMQQNALNWLGEGKDQS, from the coding sequence ATGATAATAGATTTTCATACCCATATTTTCCCGCCCGAAATCATTGCAGCCCGGCAGGACTACGCCTGCCGGGATAGCTGCCTGGGAATGCTGTATTCAAATCCCAAAGCCAAAATGATTACCGCAGAGGAACTGTTAACGGCAATGGACGAAGCCGGCATAAGCCAGGCGGTAACCCTTAATATCAGCTGGGATTCAGCCGAGCTGTGCGCACTTACCAATAACTACCTGCTGGATTCTGCCCGCCGCTATCCCAAAAGGCTTATCCCGTTCTGCGCTTTACCTGTTTCAGACCCGGCGGCCAGCCTTAAGGAACTGGAGCGCTGCCTTGAGCTGGGAGTAAAGGGTTTGGGTGAACTCCGCACCGAAGAGCCGGAAAGACTGGCTTCCCCTGCCTATCAACCTCTGTTTGACCGGATATCCGAAAACAGCCTGATCTGCCTTTTTCACGCTTCAGAGCCGCTGGGGCATATCTACTCCGGCAAGGGCAATACCACTCCGGAAAAGTTTTACCCCTTTGTTGCCCGCTACCCTGAGCTTAAGTTGGTACTTGCCCATCTGGGCGGGGGCATGCCCTTTTACCACCTTATGCCCGAAGCTGAAAAAGCGCTGGCCAATACCGCCTATGACACCGCCGCCGCCCCTTTCCTGTACAAACCGGAGATTTACCGTCAGGTGATAACCCTGAGCGGGGAAAATAAACTCCTTTTCGGCAGTGATTACCCCCTGATGGCTTATGAACGCACCTTGAAACATCTGGCACAAGGCTGTCTTGAGCCGGATATATTGGCAAAGGTAATGCAGCAAAACGCCCTGAACTGGCTGGGCGAAGGGAAAGACCAATCTTGA
- a CDS encoding DUF5679 domain-containing protein codes for MQGYCMKCRAKKEMKNTKQITMKNGRPATQGVCPDCGTKMFKIGKA; via the coding sequence ATGCAGGGTTATTGTATGAAATGCCGCGCTAAGAAGGAAATGAAAAATACCAAGCAGATCACCATGAAGAACGGCCGTCCCGCTACTCAGGGTGTTTGCCCCGATTGCGGCACCAAAATGTTCAAAATCGGCAAAGCATAG
- a CDS encoding SRPBCC family protein yields MIKYLFKTVWHFDAPPQKVWELIKDARSMPEWWPGVKRFEILSKEQEMLQGCRIQTAVKGLTGDLNFELEITKAVPFGEIVMQSRGDLTGQGVWTLTADNGNTISTYIWEVSTTGRLMNFLGFVFKPLFIWNHNRVMKAGYTALKKRL; encoded by the coding sequence TTGATAAAATATCTGTTTAAAACTGTCTGGCACTTTGATGCCCCGCCCCAAAAGGTCTGGGAGCTGATTAAAGATGCCCGCAGTATGCCCGAATGGTGGCCGGGGGTAAAGCGGTTTGAAATACTGTCTAAAGAACAGGAAATGCTGCAGGGCTGCCGCATACAGACAGCAGTAAAGGGGCTAACCGGAGACCTGAACTTTGAGCTGGAAATAACCAAAGCTGTACCCTTCGGTGAAATAGTGATGCAAAGCCGGGGGGATTTGACGGGACAGGGGGTCTGGACACTTACCGCTGACAATGGCAATACTATCAGCACCTATATCTGGGAAGTAAGCACCACCGGCAGGCTGATGAATTTTCTGGGTTTTGTCTTTAAGCCGCTATTTATCTGGAATCACAACCGGGTAATGAAAGCCGGATATACAGCCCTTAAAAAACGCCTCTGA
- a CDS encoding gamma-glutamylcyclotransferase family protein, whose protein sequence is MLYFAYGQTLSRKQMKEICPDAAPKQSASLANYKLVFLGYSRKWHGALASIKPSRGDRAKGGLYEISESGLRKLDAHEEYPANSERIKVNVHDDDGNLLEAFTHTRRRSDDEGKPSAEYLAVIQQAYHEWGLV, encoded by the coding sequence ATGCTGTATTTCGCCTACGGACAGACCCTCAGCCGCAAACAAATGAAGGAAATCTGCCCGGACGCTGCCCCCAAACAGAGTGCCTCTCTGGCTAACTACAAGCTGGTTTTCCTGGGCTATTCACGCAAATGGCACGGGGCACTGGCCAGCATCAAACCTTCCCGCGGTGACAGAGCCAAAGGCGGGCTTTATGAAATCAGCGAATCGGGACTGCGCAAACTGGACGCCCATGAAGAGTATCCGGCTAACAGCGAACGAATAAAAGTAAATGTCCATGACGATGACGGCAATCTGCTGGAAGCCTTTACCCATACCCGCCGCCGCTCTGATGACGAGGGTAAACCCTCCGCCGAATATCTGGCCGTAATCCAGCAGGCTTACCATGAATGGGGACTTGTCTAA
- a CDS encoding 50S ribosomal protein L25/general stress protein Ctc, protein MTGISLALNPRQVFGNKNKFLRAQGITPVHIFGHGLKSLALQANTQELESTISRAGSSHLVSLKLDTDKKTRKAFIREIQRHPVKGYLQHVDFYQINLKEKVTAEIPIHFSGESPLLKEKGHKLTAPFTHLTVEALPDDLPPEIHIELSQFDSPEKDLYIKDIVLPGNARILNEPDLLVAKVSEIHLKVETPVTASLPEEPEEKPAAAAEEKETAEKE, encoded by the coding sequence ATGACTGGTATCAGCCTGGCACTTAATCCCCGGCAGGTTTTCGGCAACAAAAACAAATTCCTGAGGGCTCAGGGAATAACCCCGGTCCACATCTTCGGTCACGGCCTGAAATCACTGGCACTTCAGGCAAACACCCAGGAACTTGAGTCTACCATCAGCCGGGCGGGCAGTTCCCACCTGGTAAGCCTAAAACTGGATACGGACAAAAAGACCCGCAAGGCATTTATACGTGAAATACAGCGCCACCCGGTAAAAGGCTATCTCCAGCACGTAGATTTTTACCAGATAAACCTGAAAGAGAAAGTAACAGCGGAAATCCCCATCCATTTCAGCGGGGAGTCACCCCTTCTCAAAGAAAAAGGCCACAAACTGACCGCCCCCTTTACCCACCTTACGGTTGAAGCCCTGCCGGATGACCTTCCGCCGGAAATACATATTGAGCTATCCCAGTTTGACAGTCCGGAAAAAGACCTTTACATAAAAGATATCGTTCTGCCCGGCAATGCCCGCATACTGAACGAGCCTGACCTTCTGGTGGCCAAAGTAAGCGAAATCCACCTTAAGGTTGAAACCCCGGTAACAGCCAGCCTGCCTGAAGAACCCGAAGAAAAACCGGCTGCCGCTGCCGAAGAAAAAGAAACCGCTGAAAAGGAATAA